The Amblyomma americanum isolate KBUSLIRL-KWMA chromosome 6, ASM5285725v1, whole genome shotgun sequence genome has a window encoding:
- the LOC144093860 gene encoding toll-like receptor 9 gives MGSALPCVLVVAIAAARGILAEPSCKDPSESDYEYYRCSNFSSPDDFSTYLERPQLRHDLTFVLKDSTLSHLPDRAFSQINATVLELSNVQLETFSLPGENPFDGLQSSLKKIILGHGSTIPTSWAVFSSLEQLKTVRISEAQNLVLARSFNELPQTVKVINIAFSDIASVDEDWVSSLQNLEVVGIRHCNLKVFLRSMLPRPAPKLWRLDLYRNNLTSLPSDFSADMPVLRSVTVEHNQITTLSRETFAPLADNEENSVRLIGNPLRCDCNLRFALSYPPSWLGAACETPEQLNGRLLKDLTEEQLTCADGA, from the exons atGGGGAGTGCTCTTCCATGTGTGCTGGTAGTCGCCATTGCTGCGGCTCGTGGGATTCTCGCAGAACCCTCATGTAAGGACCCGAGTGAGTCTGACTACGAATACTACCGCTGCTCCAACTTCAGCAGCCCTGACGACTTCTCCACTTACCTTGAGCGGCCGCAGCTACGCCACGACTTGACCTTCGTTCTTAAGGACAGCACTCTGAGTCACTTGCCAGACAGGGCCTTCTCTCAGATCAACGCCACGGTCCTGGAACTCAGCAatgttcagctggaaactttctCTTTGCCGGGAGAAAATCCTTTCGACGGTCTGCAGAGTTCGCTGAAGAAGATCATCCTGGGTCACGGCAGCACGATACCCACCTCGTGGGCCGTCTTTTCATCCCTGGAGCAGCTGAAGACGGTTCGAATCTCGGAGGCGCAAAATCTCGTGCTTGCACGAAGCTTCAACGAGCTGCCACAAACCGTGAAGGTCATCAACATAGCCTTCTCTGACATCGCAAGCGTTGACGAGGATTGGGTGTCTAGCTTGCAAAACCTCGAAGTTGTGGGAATCCGTCACTGCAATCTTAAGGTCTTCCTTCGTTCCATGCTCCCGAGGCCGGCACCCAAGCTCTGGAGACTGGACCTCTA CAGGAACAACCTGACGTCCCTTCCAAGCGACTTCAGCGCTGACATGCCTGTCCTGCGATCGGTCACGGTTGAGCACAACCAGATCACCACGCTCAGCCGGGAGACTTTCGCGCCTCTTGCCGACAACGAGGAAAACAGCGTTCGTCTTATTG GCAATCCACTGCGTTGTGACTGCAACCTTCGCTTCGCGCTAAGCTATCCGCCCAGCTGGTTGGGCGCCGCCTGCGAGACTCCAGAGCAGTTGAACGGCCGTCTTCTCAAGGACCTCACCGAGGAACAGCTCACTTGCGCTGATGGTGCATGA